The following DNA comes from Anastrepha obliqua isolate idAnaObli1 chromosome 1, idAnaObli1_1.0, whole genome shotgun sequence.
AATTGTTGCGGTTCGgtgcaaaaagtggaaaatggaTTACTTGAAATTGTAAACTTTGACAGCGAGTGCTCTACGATAGCGGAGTAATTTGACATTTGCCTGTTATaagattaaaatgaaatatttttcattattattttgaccagcaccgcatattaaaaaaaaacaatagcggatatttttgtttattcagtGGAATAGTTAaccgacggccgccgtagccgaatgggttggtgcgtgactaccattcggaattcacagagagaacgtagattcgaatctctgtcgcccctcggcaggcaatgggaaacctctgagtgtatttctgccatgaaaaagctccttataaaaatatctgccgttcggagtcggcttgaaactgtaggtacctccatttctggaataacatcaagacgcacaccacaaataggaggaggagctcagccaaacacccataaagggtgtacgcgctaattatatatatatatataatatttttatgacaataactaaattattgttattattattatgagaggCAAACTGTAATATTAGGTTAGGCAATAAGATCGcagcatttttaccgaagacttttatttaaacaaaaagcaataattatatcaataagttaataaattatatattcgccgttgctgtttagaacctcttcccacctctcgaacaatttgttgatgcctttccgccaaaaatcgccttctattgtgtcaaagaagttgtcgaGCCAGGTTTTAAAgatctctttgttatcgaagttaACGCCCCTCTTATGGTTTGATAGGGAGCAGAAaaaatggtaatcggtcggtgcaagctccggagaatacggcggatgctgaaggacctcctgTTCGAGCTCTTGCAGTGCGTTTTTGACGACTTGTACAACATGGGGCCTGGTCCTCCCAGTcctaccaaacacatatcatggtCATCTTTGGATGAAGACCCGGCTTGAcactcggctttggcgtatctcctggagccactcagctctttctttctttcatatttatgtataggcATCATTTTTCATCTTCCTCTACGATTCTGTACAAAAAGCGCGAGCGGGCGAGATTCTGAGACGTAAGTTGAAGgcgaatttctttgtttttttcgttgagctggtgaggcacccaggcttccaatttttctgtaaattccattgaatgaaggtgattgagatcgttttatgatcacagttcattttttccgtcaATTCACGACGgatttggcgaccgttctccttcaaaagtgatttgagatgttcttcatagaattcagaaggccttccggcCTTCATAAACTTTCTATCACATCTCCTCGATTTTTAATtagaacttttataaaaaagttttggaaCGCAGGTTTAGAGcttattcaattttagtatattaAAGTGGACGTTTAAAGTCGCTAGAATATCCCtttgattttatatatatattttttctaaacataTTTGCACTTAACattgacaaaagaaaaaaaaattggggcaACAAAATGATGACAAATTAGCGACTTCAAACTTAACAAATTTAACCGACgcaccaaaatttttttaggaattcTGTTTGAAAAGTTTGACTGAAAATTGGTCGGAGGCTTTTAAAacttgtacaaagtttaaaacttgggTCAATATGGTCTTTGTTATAAAACGAactagatttttataaaaagataatTCTCATCAAACAATAGataaattaatattcaaaatattccggtgctataattttttcgaagggTTTATTCTCCTCCAGGATactgtttaatttttataattaagaaaTGGACTTAGCTTTTTGTCtaattttcttcctttttcgaATTAGAGGCAGTTTGTCCTATGCAGCTGTCTATggagcgccaattaagaagaaacgatttttttacattatctaaatattgtcttatataaaaataaaattatatgtatgcacataaaaatatttatttaattcctttATTCTCTTTCAGGCACTTGGATTCTCACATACAAATTTGAAgacttacaaaaaaatttactaaaattaacTTACAATGAGCTTCTCTGCAGAAGAAGTCGCTGATATCCAGAAAAGCTGGGAGTTGCCAAAAGCTAATCTAACGGACTCAGGTGCGGCCATACTTGTTAAATACGTCACGAAGTATCCCGAGAACCTGCCACATTTTCCATTCAAAGATGTACCCGTTGCTGATTTGAGCGTAAAGATTCActtgattatttttcaattttaaataattttttttgttccccTTCAGAGCAACGAACGCTTCCGTTCGCACGTCACCAAAATCATGACCGTCTTCGACAACTCCATTAATGCGCTCGGCTCTGACGAGGTGAAAGTCACTCAAATTTGGGAGGATCTAGCCAAGACTCATATCAAACGCCATATACCTGAGAAATCCTATTTGGAGTTGAAAGATACCATTGTTGAGGTTTTGAGCGAAGCAGCGAAATTAACTGATGCACAGAAGGTTGCTTGGAATAAAATGTTGGATCACGTCtatgcaattttgtttaagaaattGGCGGAATTGGGAGCTTGAGCGGTGGCAAGAAAAGGCGAGCGGTAGTCAGACAGTGTAGATGCAGAGTAGACGATAAAAGTGTGCAAAACTCTTATTTTTCTTGTATCAAATATTTCGTAGGTAAGACAGGCTagataaagttaaaaataaaaattaataaaagtttggttaaaaaatgtatcttaATTGATGATGAAATGCAATAAGCTTTAAAGTTTATGCACATGTTTCATGCCAGAGTTGAAGGCCCTCGCTCTTTACTATTCTAGAaaataatcgaaaaatgcatttataacAGCTGAGCTTAAGATTGCTTGCTATtagtttgtaattttaaaaatacatatttatgtacaaaaaaaaatatatattagcaaTAAAAACTATAATCCTTGAAGAAgtttacatatacaatatattgtCCTCCTTATGCTAGAGACATGCACTTTTCATTGAGTTAATGGGTTTGCTTGAGCAGCCTTTGGATGTTGCACCTAAACCCAGAACACCATGCGTACAAGAAAACCACAAATAATTCTGTGCATCAGAAACTAACCTTTGTAATTTTCATAGCGCAATAAACTTGATTTcccaacattttaatttttacactcTGGCGTAACGATGATATATACAGTAATGGACCAAAGTCTATATAcagggtttttttttaaaaccgAAGTTGAGGAATTTGGAACACTGATTCCCACATGTATAAAACAAGCTGAGTGacgcaaagaaataaataatattattacactTTTCCTAGGAGATAATATTATTAATCCCATTCTAATTGGTGATATGAATGCAGAAATtgggaaacaacaacaaagattcCAAGGCTTGGGAGGGGGCGGTACGTGGTtcgaaataagaaattaaaaggtAGAGGTAagattttgcttaatttttgtattgatttcggattaattgttttaaatggtAGAACAAAAGGGGATTTCGAAGGAAATTTCACTTTCATCAGTCAAGTGGGAGAATCGTCAATAGATTACTGTATAGTCAACAAAGATGTGTTGCAACGCTTAATTTTGAACTTTGAAGTTGATTTTAGAAGTTGGTCGGACCATTTGCCAATTAAATTGAAGTTTATTGCCAAAGTTGAATTGGAATaaccaaaaaaatggaaaagtatCAAGAAAACTTAAATATTCTTATTTATAGGAATTATTAGTAGAGTAAAAGAAGTTAATATTCAAGAACTTCAACAAACAATAGAACAGTCGTCGATAAGGAATCAAACGAAATCAaaaaggttatgcaagaatgaGTGATTTAACAAAGAACGCGAAGAAGCAAGAATCTCGTAATTTCAAGGTTTAAGTGTCCTTAGAGAAAGCtataacaccgcgttacacacattctgtcctatgaaccaagtatactttttcggaaaggggataaaaaataaaaatacacgtgtatcggcgactttcatgtacacgtcacaattttttttgtttttgtattttataactttaaacgagcaattcttgtatacatatctatatagccacacgatctcaggattagcttaacggatttgaatgaaattgggcacacatcatcaaaaatctccattgaagccgctatacgttcttctggtgagtacagaaccgctggaataaccgattctacattagcgtagcgaattttgttgcggcgaaagtattggtaccctttagtttgagtaaaagttacgcaaaagtagcacaattcactgcagtgctccgtacgtggtagccaaattgttggtacagagtactttattgttgaccttccatcataaatttctatagcaatagtcgcacacgacttccggagtataccaaaagtaaggaacataagcagtcttgaatattttctgaaacgaattaaccactgttttcgtaatatttttaaaatttttacttggtgcgaataagccacaaacgtaacaaaagttatttcgagtcgggcactgcatttttcgtaagatgaaatatacagaaagacgctttcgcgcaacagaacttaaaacaattgtcaaagtatacgtctcctagtagcgcaactctcagatgatcggaacttccggaactgtaacaaacacacaaacggcacagagtgtgttgtatgaaacaataaattaaaggttaataagttgtttaaaaatttggagtcccttcaagttatgccgaaaattaaaaaaatttgtttgttttttagaaaaaaaaaaaaattcaagaaaatctgagaattgataaattatttttttttttaattttacataataaaaacatttccacgagtctgcctgtaGAAATTCTGcacgattggatcacggaaaaagggttaaaaatgtatccaaagattttcacacaggcggactacgagctctatattttatacataaacacaaaaattgtgacgtgtacatgaaaatcgccgatacacgtgtatttttattttttcttccctttccgaaaaagtatatttggttcataggacagaaaaaaagttcgtttttgtaacgcagtgtaatgaaacaaataaattgttatacttaaatgaaagaaaagaaaataaatattttaaagaattatGTAAAAGGAATAGAGAAGAATGGTATAACAGACTTATAGAAAATATCAACAGCATTAAAGATAGCGCTAGCTGGTGGAAATTTGTTAAGAAGATAAAGGGTGAAGCTTTGGAATTAAGTTCCGCCATATCAACGCATGAATTTaaggtttattttgaaaatctgctGAGCCCTACTGCTAATGACAAGGACATTTTTTTGCACATAACTTCCACGCTGACCATCTGTTTGGGGCAGTTGTTTCACCAGACAAAGTTAGATCCAtgctaaaaaaagttaaattaaac
Coding sequences within:
- the LOC129250749 gene encoding globin CTT-VIIB-7-like, with amino-acid sequence MSFSAEEVADIQKSWELPKANLTDSGAAILVKYVTKYPENLPHFPFKDVPVADLSSNERFRSHVTKIMTVFDNSINALGSDEVKVTQIWEDLAKTHIKRHIPEKSYLELKDTIVEVLSEAAKLTDAQKVAWNKMLDHVYAILFKKLAELGA